The following are from one region of the Cynocephalus volans isolate mCynVol1 chromosome 17, mCynVol1.pri, whole genome shotgun sequence genome:
- the NOL6 gene encoding nucleolar protein 6 isoform X1: MSPAPAGEQLRGAAAESEVIEPALEVTGKKRKKASSRKSAVAGSPAKGLLQPVKLSRAELYKEPTNEELNRLRETEILFHSSLLRLQVEELLKEVRLSEKKKDRIDAFLQEVNQRIMRVPSIPETELTDQAWLPAGVRVPLHQVPYTVKGYFCFLPPTQVTVVGSYLLGTCIRPDINVDVALTMPREILQNKDGLNQRYFRKRALYLAHLAYHLAQDPLFGSVHFSYTNGCHLKPLLLLRPHGKDERLVTVRLHPCPPPDFFRPCRLLPTKNNVRSAWYRGQSPSGDGSPEPPTPHYNTWILQDTALESHVQLLSAVLGSALGLKDGVALLKVWLRQRELDKGLGGFSGFLVSMLVAFLVSTRKIHTTMSGYQVLRSVLQFLATTDLTINGISLCLSSDSSLLALADFHQAFPVVFLDSSGHLNLCADVTASTYHQVQHEARLSMALLDSKADDGFQLLLMTPKPMIRAFDHIVHLRPVSRLQAACHRLKLWPELQDNGGDYVSAALGPLTTLLEQGLGSRLLLLGHSRPPITEWDISQDPPKHKDSETLTLGLLLRPEGLISVLELGPEADQPEADYFHQFWGSRSELRRFQDGAIREAVVWEASSMSQKRLIPHQVVTHLLALHADIPDTCVHYVGGLLDALIQGLKETSSTGEEALAEAVCCYDDLSRLLWGLEGLPLTVSAVQGAHPVLRYTEVFPPTPVWPAYSFYEHLRERASLLPRLDKPCPAYVEPMTMVCHLEGSGQWPQDAEAVQRVRAAFQLRLAELLSQQHGLQCRATATHTDVLKDGFVFRICVAYQREPQILREMRSPEGMISLRDTPASLRLEKDIRQLPLLTSALHGLQQQHPAFSSVARLAKRWVRAQLLGEEFTDESLDLVAAALFLHPEPFTPPSSPQVGFLRFLFLVSTFDWKNNPLIVNLNSELTVEEQVEIRSGFLAARTRLPIMVIITPQDRKNSIWTQNGPSAQVLQQLVVLAAEALPILEKQLMDPRGPGDIRTVFRPPLDMYDVLIRLSPRHIPRHRQAVDSPAASFCRGLRSEPGPSSLMPVLGYDPPQLYLAQLREAFGDLALFFYDQHGGEVIGVLWKPTSFQPQPFKASSTKGHMVVSQGGELVMMPNVEAILEDFAMLGEGLVQAVEARSERWTV, from the exons ATGAGTCCGGCGCCTGCCGGAGAGCAGCTGCGCGGAGCGGCTGCGGAGTCGGAG GTGATAGAACCAGCCTTGGAAGTCACAGGCAAGAAGCGGAAGAAGGCATCCTCAAGGAAGAGTGCAGTGGCTGGGTCTCCAGCGAAGGGCCTCCTGCAGCCAGTGAAGCTCAGCCGAGCCGAACTGTACAAGGAACCTACCAATGAGGAGCTGAATCGCCTTCGGGAGACTGAGATCCTGTTCCACTCTAGCTTGCTTCGTTTACAG GTGGAGGAGCTATTAAAGGAAGTGAGGCTGTCAGAGAAGAAGAAGGATCGGATTGATGCCTTCCTACAGGAGGTCAACCAGCGGATCATGAGAGTGCCCTCAATCCCTGAGACAGAA CTCACTGACCAGGCATGGCTCCCAGCTGGTGTTCGAGTTCCCCTCCACCAAGTGCCCTATACTGTGAAGGGCTATTTCTGCTTCCTGCCCCCAACCCAGGTCACTGTTGTGGGCAGCTACCTCCTGGGGACCTGCATCCGGCCAGACATCAATGTGGATGTGGCACTGACCATGCCCAGg GAAATCCTACAGAACAAGGATGGGCTGAACCAGCGCTACTTCCGCAAGCGTGCCCTCTACCTGGCCCACTTGGCTTACCACCTGGCTCAAGACCCCCTCTTTGGCAGTGTTCACTTCTCTTACACCAACGGCTGCCACTTGAAACCCTTGTTGCTGTTGCGGCCTCATG GGAAGGATGAGCGCCTGGTGACCGTACGTTTGCATCCATGCCCTCCGCCTGACTTCTTCCGTCCGTGCCGCTTGCTGCCAACCAAGAACAATGTGCGCTCTGCCTGGTACCGAGGGCAGAGTCCTTCAGGGGATG GTAGCCCAGAGCCCCCTACCCCCCACTACAACACATGGATCCTGCAGGATACAGCTCTTGAGTCTCATGTGCAGCTACTGTCAGCCGTGCTGGGATCAGCCCTGGGGCTGAAGGATGGCGTGGCACTTTTGAAGGTCTGGCTGCGGCAGCGGGAGCTGGACAAG GGCCTGGGTGGGTTTAGTGGGTTCCTTGTCTCCATGCTGGTTGCCTTCCTCGTGTCCACACGCAAGATCCATACCACCATGAGTGGCTACCAGGTCCTGAGAAGCGTCTTACAGTTTCTGG CCACCACAGATCTGACAATCAATGGGATCAGTTTATGTCTCAGCTCAGATTCTTCCTTG CTGGCCCTGGCTGACTTCCACCAGGCCTTCCCTGTTGTCTTCCTGGACTCCTCAGGTCATCTCAACCTCTGTGCTGATGTCACTGCTTCCACTTACCACCAG GTACAGCATGAGGCACGGCTGTCTATGGCATTGTTGGACAGCAAAGCTGACGATGGGTTCCAGCTACTGTTGATGACTCCTAAACCAATGATCCGGGCTTTTGACCACATCGTGCa TCTCCGTCCAGTGAGTCGCCTACAGGCAGCATGTCACAGGCTGAAGCTCTGGCCAGAACTGCAAGATAATGGTGGGGACTATGTCTCAGCTGCTTTGGGCCCACTAACCACCCTCTTGGAACAGGGCCTGGGGTCCCGGTTGCTCCTGCTGGGTCACTCTCGGCCCCCAATCACAGAG TGGGACATCAGCCAAGATCCACCGAAGCACAAAGACTCTGAGACACTGACCCTGGGATTGCTCCTCCGGCCTGAAGGACTGATCAGTGTCCTTGAGCTGGGTCCAGAGGCTGACCAGCCTGAG GCTGATTACTTTCACCAGTTCTGGGGATCCCGCTCAGAGCTTCGGCGCTTTCAGGATGGAGCCATTCGGGAAGCTGTGGTCTGGGAGGCAAGCTCTATGTCCCAGAAGCGCCTTATTCCCCACCAGGTGGTCACCCACCTCTTGGCTCT CCATGCTGACATCCCAGATACCTGTGTCCACTATGTGGGGGGCCTCCTGGATGCACTTATCCAAGGTCTAAAAGAG ACCTCTAGCACAGGTGAGGAGGCACTGGCAGAGGCAGTGTGTTGTTATGATGACCTCAGTCGCCTGCTATGGGGACTGGAGGGTCTCCCACTTACTGTGTCTGCTGTTCAGGGAGCTCACCCAGTGCTGCGCTACACAGAG GTATTCCCACCAACCCCAGTCTGGCCAGCCTACTCCTTCTATGAGCACCTGCGAGAGCGGGCCTCACTGTTGCCTCGGCTTGATAAGCCTTGCCCTGCCTATGTGGAGCCCATGACCA TGGTTTGTCACCTGGAGGGCAGTGGCCAGTGGCCACAGGATGCTGAGGCCGTGCAGAGGGTCCGAGCTGCCTTCCAACTGCGCCTGGCAGAGCTGCTGTCGCAACAGCATGGGCTGCAGTGCCGTGCCACTGCCACGCACACCGATGTCCTCAAG GATGGGTTTGTGTTCCGCATTTGCGTAGCCTATCAGCGGGAGCCCCAGATCCTGAGGGAGATGCGGAGCCCAGAGGGGATGATCTCATTGAGGGACACACCTGCCTCCCTCCGCCTTGAGAAAGACATAAGGCAGTTGCCCCTGCTCACCAGTGCCCTGCATGG ACTCCAACAGCAGCATCCAGCCTTTTCAAGCGTGGCTCGGCTGGCCAAGCGGTGGGTACGTGCCCAACTTCTGGGTGAGGAGTTCACTGATGAGAGCCTGGATCTGGTGGCTGCTGCCCTTTTTCTACACCCTGAGCCCTTCACCCCTCCCAG CTCCCCTCAGGTTGGCTTCCTTCGGTTCCTTTTCCTGGTATCAACCTTTGATTGGAAGAACAACCCCCTCATTGTCAACCTAAACAGTGAGCTCACTG TGGAAGAGCAGGTGGAGATCCGCAGCGGCTTCCTGGCAGCTCGGACACGACTCCCCATCATGGTCATTATAACCCCCCAGGACCGCAAAAACTCTATATGGACACAAAATGGACCCTCGGCCCAG GTCCTACAGCAGCTTGTGGTTCTGGCAGCTGAGGCCCTGCCCATCCTAGAGAAGCAGCTAATGGATCCCCGGGGGCCTGGGGATATCAGG ACAGTGTTCCGGCCACCCTTGGACATGTATGATGTGCTTATCCGCCTGTCTCCCCGCCACATACCCCGGCACCGCCAGGCTGTGGACTCTCCAGCTGCCTCCTTCTGCCGTGGCCTGCGCAGTGAGCCAGGGCCTTCATCCCTGATGCCCGTGCTGGGCTACGATCCTCCTCAGCTCTACCTGGCACAGCTCAGG GAGGCCTTTGGGGATCTGGCCCTTTTCTTCTATGACCAGCATGGTGGAGAGGTGATCGGTGTCCTCTGGAAGCCTACCAGCTTTCAGCCCCAGCCCTTCAAG GCCTCCAGCACAAAGGGGCACATGGTCGTGTCTCAAGGTGGGGAGCTGGTGATGATGCCCAATGTAGAAGCAATCCTGGAGGACTTTGCCATGCTGGGTGAAGGCCTGGTGCAAGCTGTGGAGGCCCGAAGTGAGAGGTGGACTGTGTGA
- the NOL6 gene encoding nucleolar protein 6 isoform X3, protein MSPAPAGEQLRGAAAESEVIEPALEVTGKKRKKASSRKSAVAGSPAKGLLQPVKLSRAELYKEPTNEELNRLRETEILFHSSLLRLQVEELLKEVRLSEKKKDRIDAFLQEVNQRIMRVPSIPETELTDQAWLPAGVRVPLHQVPYTVKGYFCFLPPTQVTVVGSYLLGTCIRPDINVDVALTMPREILQNKDGLNQRYFRKRALYLAHLAYHLAQDPLFGSVHFSYTNGCHLKPLLLLRPHGKDERLVTVRLHPCPPPDFFRPCRLLPTKNNVRSAWYRGQSPSGDGSPEPPTPHYNTWILQDTALESHVQLLSAVLGSALGLKDGVALLKVWLRQRELDKGLGGFSGFLVSMLVAFLVSTRKIHTTMSGYQVLRSVLQFLATTDLTINGISLCLSSDSSLVQHEARLSMALLDSKADDGFQLLLMTPKPMIRAFDHIVHLRPVSRLQAACHRLKLWPELQDNGGDYVSAALGPLTTLLEQGLGSRLLLLGHSRPPITEWDISQDPPKHKDSETLTLGLLLRPEGLISVLELGPEADQPEADYFHQFWGSRSELRRFQDGAIREAVVWEASSMSQKRLIPHQVVTHLLALHADIPDTCVHYVGGLLDALIQGLKETSSTGEEALAEAVCCYDDLSRLLWGLEGLPLTVSAVQGAHPVLRYTEVFPPTPVWPAYSFYEHLRERASLLPRLDKPCPAYVEPMTMVCHLEGSGQWPQDAEAVQRVRAAFQLRLAELLSQQHGLQCRATATHTDVLKDGFVFRICVAYQREPQILREMRSPEGMISLRDTPASLRLEKDIRQLPLLTSALHGLQQQHPAFSSVARLAKRWVRAQLLGEEFTDESLDLVAAALFLHPEPFTPPSSPQVGFLRFLFLVSTFDWKNNPLIVNLNSELTVEEQVEIRSGFLAARTRLPIMVIITPQDRKNSIWTQNGPSAQVLQQLVVLAAEALPILEKQLMDPRGPGDIRTVFRPPLDMYDVLIRLSPRHIPRHRQAVDSPAASFCRGLRSEPGPSSLMPVLGYDPPQLYLAQLREAFGDLALFFYDQHGGEVIGVLWKPTSFQPQPFKASSTKGHMVVSQGGELVMMPNVEAILEDFAMLGEGLVQAVEARSERWTV, encoded by the exons ATGAGTCCGGCGCCTGCCGGAGAGCAGCTGCGCGGAGCGGCTGCGGAGTCGGAG GTGATAGAACCAGCCTTGGAAGTCACAGGCAAGAAGCGGAAGAAGGCATCCTCAAGGAAGAGTGCAGTGGCTGGGTCTCCAGCGAAGGGCCTCCTGCAGCCAGTGAAGCTCAGCCGAGCCGAACTGTACAAGGAACCTACCAATGAGGAGCTGAATCGCCTTCGGGAGACTGAGATCCTGTTCCACTCTAGCTTGCTTCGTTTACAG GTGGAGGAGCTATTAAAGGAAGTGAGGCTGTCAGAGAAGAAGAAGGATCGGATTGATGCCTTCCTACAGGAGGTCAACCAGCGGATCATGAGAGTGCCCTCAATCCCTGAGACAGAA CTCACTGACCAGGCATGGCTCCCAGCTGGTGTTCGAGTTCCCCTCCACCAAGTGCCCTATACTGTGAAGGGCTATTTCTGCTTCCTGCCCCCAACCCAGGTCACTGTTGTGGGCAGCTACCTCCTGGGGACCTGCATCCGGCCAGACATCAATGTGGATGTGGCACTGACCATGCCCAGg GAAATCCTACAGAACAAGGATGGGCTGAACCAGCGCTACTTCCGCAAGCGTGCCCTCTACCTGGCCCACTTGGCTTACCACCTGGCTCAAGACCCCCTCTTTGGCAGTGTTCACTTCTCTTACACCAACGGCTGCCACTTGAAACCCTTGTTGCTGTTGCGGCCTCATG GGAAGGATGAGCGCCTGGTGACCGTACGTTTGCATCCATGCCCTCCGCCTGACTTCTTCCGTCCGTGCCGCTTGCTGCCAACCAAGAACAATGTGCGCTCTGCCTGGTACCGAGGGCAGAGTCCTTCAGGGGATG GTAGCCCAGAGCCCCCTACCCCCCACTACAACACATGGATCCTGCAGGATACAGCTCTTGAGTCTCATGTGCAGCTACTGTCAGCCGTGCTGGGATCAGCCCTGGGGCTGAAGGATGGCGTGGCACTTTTGAAGGTCTGGCTGCGGCAGCGGGAGCTGGACAAG GGCCTGGGTGGGTTTAGTGGGTTCCTTGTCTCCATGCTGGTTGCCTTCCTCGTGTCCACACGCAAGATCCATACCACCATGAGTGGCTACCAGGTCCTGAGAAGCGTCTTACAGTTTCTGG CCACCACAGATCTGACAATCAATGGGATCAGTTTATGTCTCAGCTCAGATTCTTCCTTG GTACAGCATGAGGCACGGCTGTCTATGGCATTGTTGGACAGCAAAGCTGACGATGGGTTCCAGCTACTGTTGATGACTCCTAAACCAATGATCCGGGCTTTTGACCACATCGTGCa TCTCCGTCCAGTGAGTCGCCTACAGGCAGCATGTCACAGGCTGAAGCTCTGGCCAGAACTGCAAGATAATGGTGGGGACTATGTCTCAGCTGCTTTGGGCCCACTAACCACCCTCTTGGAACAGGGCCTGGGGTCCCGGTTGCTCCTGCTGGGTCACTCTCGGCCCCCAATCACAGAG TGGGACATCAGCCAAGATCCACCGAAGCACAAAGACTCTGAGACACTGACCCTGGGATTGCTCCTCCGGCCTGAAGGACTGATCAGTGTCCTTGAGCTGGGTCCAGAGGCTGACCAGCCTGAG GCTGATTACTTTCACCAGTTCTGGGGATCCCGCTCAGAGCTTCGGCGCTTTCAGGATGGAGCCATTCGGGAAGCTGTGGTCTGGGAGGCAAGCTCTATGTCCCAGAAGCGCCTTATTCCCCACCAGGTGGTCACCCACCTCTTGGCTCT CCATGCTGACATCCCAGATACCTGTGTCCACTATGTGGGGGGCCTCCTGGATGCACTTATCCAAGGTCTAAAAGAG ACCTCTAGCACAGGTGAGGAGGCACTGGCAGAGGCAGTGTGTTGTTATGATGACCTCAGTCGCCTGCTATGGGGACTGGAGGGTCTCCCACTTACTGTGTCTGCTGTTCAGGGAGCTCACCCAGTGCTGCGCTACACAGAG GTATTCCCACCAACCCCAGTCTGGCCAGCCTACTCCTTCTATGAGCACCTGCGAGAGCGGGCCTCACTGTTGCCTCGGCTTGATAAGCCTTGCCCTGCCTATGTGGAGCCCATGACCA TGGTTTGTCACCTGGAGGGCAGTGGCCAGTGGCCACAGGATGCTGAGGCCGTGCAGAGGGTCCGAGCTGCCTTCCAACTGCGCCTGGCAGAGCTGCTGTCGCAACAGCATGGGCTGCAGTGCCGTGCCACTGCCACGCACACCGATGTCCTCAAG GATGGGTTTGTGTTCCGCATTTGCGTAGCCTATCAGCGGGAGCCCCAGATCCTGAGGGAGATGCGGAGCCCAGAGGGGATGATCTCATTGAGGGACACACCTGCCTCCCTCCGCCTTGAGAAAGACATAAGGCAGTTGCCCCTGCTCACCAGTGCCCTGCATGG ACTCCAACAGCAGCATCCAGCCTTTTCAAGCGTGGCTCGGCTGGCCAAGCGGTGGGTACGTGCCCAACTTCTGGGTGAGGAGTTCACTGATGAGAGCCTGGATCTGGTGGCTGCTGCCCTTTTTCTACACCCTGAGCCCTTCACCCCTCCCAG CTCCCCTCAGGTTGGCTTCCTTCGGTTCCTTTTCCTGGTATCAACCTTTGATTGGAAGAACAACCCCCTCATTGTCAACCTAAACAGTGAGCTCACTG TGGAAGAGCAGGTGGAGATCCGCAGCGGCTTCCTGGCAGCTCGGACACGACTCCCCATCATGGTCATTATAACCCCCCAGGACCGCAAAAACTCTATATGGACACAAAATGGACCCTCGGCCCAG GTCCTACAGCAGCTTGTGGTTCTGGCAGCTGAGGCCCTGCCCATCCTAGAGAAGCAGCTAATGGATCCCCGGGGGCCTGGGGATATCAGG ACAGTGTTCCGGCCACCCTTGGACATGTATGATGTGCTTATCCGCCTGTCTCCCCGCCACATACCCCGGCACCGCCAGGCTGTGGACTCTCCAGCTGCCTCCTTCTGCCGTGGCCTGCGCAGTGAGCCAGGGCCTTCATCCCTGATGCCCGTGCTGGGCTACGATCCTCCTCAGCTCTACCTGGCACAGCTCAGG GAGGCCTTTGGGGATCTGGCCCTTTTCTTCTATGACCAGCATGGTGGAGAGGTGATCGGTGTCCTCTGGAAGCCTACCAGCTTTCAGCCCCAGCCCTTCAAG GCCTCCAGCACAAAGGGGCACATGGTCGTGTCTCAAGGTGGGGAGCTGGTGATGATGCCCAATGTAGAAGCAATCCTGGAGGACTTTGCCATGCTGGGTGAAGGCCTGGTGCAAGCTGTGGAGGCCCGAAGTGAGAGGTGGACTGTGTGA
- the NOL6 gene encoding nucleolar protein 6 isoform X2 has protein sequence MSPAPAGEQLRGAAAESEVIEPALEVTGKKRKKASSRKSAVAGSPAKGLLQPVKLSRAELYKEPTNEELNRLRETEILFHSSLLRLQVEELLKEVRLSEKKKDRIDAFLQEVNQRIMRVPSIPETEVTVVGSYLLGTCIRPDINVDVALTMPREILQNKDGLNQRYFRKRALYLAHLAYHLAQDPLFGSVHFSYTNGCHLKPLLLLRPHGKDERLVTVRLHPCPPPDFFRPCRLLPTKNNVRSAWYRGQSPSGDGSPEPPTPHYNTWILQDTALESHVQLLSAVLGSALGLKDGVALLKVWLRQRELDKGLGGFSGFLVSMLVAFLVSTRKIHTTMSGYQVLRSVLQFLATTDLTINGISLCLSSDSSLLALADFHQAFPVVFLDSSGHLNLCADVTASTYHQVQHEARLSMALLDSKADDGFQLLLMTPKPMIRAFDHIVHLRPVSRLQAACHRLKLWPELQDNGGDYVSAALGPLTTLLEQGLGSRLLLLGHSRPPITEWDISQDPPKHKDSETLTLGLLLRPEGLISVLELGPEADQPEADYFHQFWGSRSELRRFQDGAIREAVVWEASSMSQKRLIPHQVVTHLLALHADIPDTCVHYVGGLLDALIQGLKETSSTGEEALAEAVCCYDDLSRLLWGLEGLPLTVSAVQGAHPVLRYTEVFPPTPVWPAYSFYEHLRERASLLPRLDKPCPAYVEPMTMVCHLEGSGQWPQDAEAVQRVRAAFQLRLAELLSQQHGLQCRATATHTDVLKDGFVFRICVAYQREPQILREMRSPEGMISLRDTPASLRLEKDIRQLPLLTSALHGLQQQHPAFSSVARLAKRWVRAQLLGEEFTDESLDLVAAALFLHPEPFTPPSSPQVGFLRFLFLVSTFDWKNNPLIVNLNSELTVEEQVEIRSGFLAARTRLPIMVIITPQDRKNSIWTQNGPSAQVLQQLVVLAAEALPILEKQLMDPRGPGDIRTVFRPPLDMYDVLIRLSPRHIPRHRQAVDSPAASFCRGLRSEPGPSSLMPVLGYDPPQLYLAQLREAFGDLALFFYDQHGGEVIGVLWKPTSFQPQPFKASSTKGHMVVSQGGELVMMPNVEAILEDFAMLGEGLVQAVEARSERWTV, from the exons ATGAGTCCGGCGCCTGCCGGAGAGCAGCTGCGCGGAGCGGCTGCGGAGTCGGAG GTGATAGAACCAGCCTTGGAAGTCACAGGCAAGAAGCGGAAGAAGGCATCCTCAAGGAAGAGTGCAGTGGCTGGGTCTCCAGCGAAGGGCCTCCTGCAGCCAGTGAAGCTCAGCCGAGCCGAACTGTACAAGGAACCTACCAATGAGGAGCTGAATCGCCTTCGGGAGACTGAGATCCTGTTCCACTCTAGCTTGCTTCGTTTACAG GTGGAGGAGCTATTAAAGGAAGTGAGGCTGTCAGAGAAGAAGAAGGATCGGATTGATGCCTTCCTACAGGAGGTCAACCAGCGGATCATGAGAGTGCCCTCAATCCCTGAGACAGAA GTCACTGTTGTGGGCAGCTACCTCCTGGGGACCTGCATCCGGCCAGACATCAATGTGGATGTGGCACTGACCATGCCCAGg GAAATCCTACAGAACAAGGATGGGCTGAACCAGCGCTACTTCCGCAAGCGTGCCCTCTACCTGGCCCACTTGGCTTACCACCTGGCTCAAGACCCCCTCTTTGGCAGTGTTCACTTCTCTTACACCAACGGCTGCCACTTGAAACCCTTGTTGCTGTTGCGGCCTCATG GGAAGGATGAGCGCCTGGTGACCGTACGTTTGCATCCATGCCCTCCGCCTGACTTCTTCCGTCCGTGCCGCTTGCTGCCAACCAAGAACAATGTGCGCTCTGCCTGGTACCGAGGGCAGAGTCCTTCAGGGGATG GTAGCCCAGAGCCCCCTACCCCCCACTACAACACATGGATCCTGCAGGATACAGCTCTTGAGTCTCATGTGCAGCTACTGTCAGCCGTGCTGGGATCAGCCCTGGGGCTGAAGGATGGCGTGGCACTTTTGAAGGTCTGGCTGCGGCAGCGGGAGCTGGACAAG GGCCTGGGTGGGTTTAGTGGGTTCCTTGTCTCCATGCTGGTTGCCTTCCTCGTGTCCACACGCAAGATCCATACCACCATGAGTGGCTACCAGGTCCTGAGAAGCGTCTTACAGTTTCTGG CCACCACAGATCTGACAATCAATGGGATCAGTTTATGTCTCAGCTCAGATTCTTCCTTG CTGGCCCTGGCTGACTTCCACCAGGCCTTCCCTGTTGTCTTCCTGGACTCCTCAGGTCATCTCAACCTCTGTGCTGATGTCACTGCTTCCACTTACCACCAG GTACAGCATGAGGCACGGCTGTCTATGGCATTGTTGGACAGCAAAGCTGACGATGGGTTCCAGCTACTGTTGATGACTCCTAAACCAATGATCCGGGCTTTTGACCACATCGTGCa TCTCCGTCCAGTGAGTCGCCTACAGGCAGCATGTCACAGGCTGAAGCTCTGGCCAGAACTGCAAGATAATGGTGGGGACTATGTCTCAGCTGCTTTGGGCCCACTAACCACCCTCTTGGAACAGGGCCTGGGGTCCCGGTTGCTCCTGCTGGGTCACTCTCGGCCCCCAATCACAGAG TGGGACATCAGCCAAGATCCACCGAAGCACAAAGACTCTGAGACACTGACCCTGGGATTGCTCCTCCGGCCTGAAGGACTGATCAGTGTCCTTGAGCTGGGTCCAGAGGCTGACCAGCCTGAG GCTGATTACTTTCACCAGTTCTGGGGATCCCGCTCAGAGCTTCGGCGCTTTCAGGATGGAGCCATTCGGGAAGCTGTGGTCTGGGAGGCAAGCTCTATGTCCCAGAAGCGCCTTATTCCCCACCAGGTGGTCACCCACCTCTTGGCTCT CCATGCTGACATCCCAGATACCTGTGTCCACTATGTGGGGGGCCTCCTGGATGCACTTATCCAAGGTCTAAAAGAG ACCTCTAGCACAGGTGAGGAGGCACTGGCAGAGGCAGTGTGTTGTTATGATGACCTCAGTCGCCTGCTATGGGGACTGGAGGGTCTCCCACTTACTGTGTCTGCTGTTCAGGGAGCTCACCCAGTGCTGCGCTACACAGAG GTATTCCCACCAACCCCAGTCTGGCCAGCCTACTCCTTCTATGAGCACCTGCGAGAGCGGGCCTCACTGTTGCCTCGGCTTGATAAGCCTTGCCCTGCCTATGTGGAGCCCATGACCA TGGTTTGTCACCTGGAGGGCAGTGGCCAGTGGCCACAGGATGCTGAGGCCGTGCAGAGGGTCCGAGCTGCCTTCCAACTGCGCCTGGCAGAGCTGCTGTCGCAACAGCATGGGCTGCAGTGCCGTGCCACTGCCACGCACACCGATGTCCTCAAG GATGGGTTTGTGTTCCGCATTTGCGTAGCCTATCAGCGGGAGCCCCAGATCCTGAGGGAGATGCGGAGCCCAGAGGGGATGATCTCATTGAGGGACACACCTGCCTCCCTCCGCCTTGAGAAAGACATAAGGCAGTTGCCCCTGCTCACCAGTGCCCTGCATGG ACTCCAACAGCAGCATCCAGCCTTTTCAAGCGTGGCTCGGCTGGCCAAGCGGTGGGTACGTGCCCAACTTCTGGGTGAGGAGTTCACTGATGAGAGCCTGGATCTGGTGGCTGCTGCCCTTTTTCTACACCCTGAGCCCTTCACCCCTCCCAG CTCCCCTCAGGTTGGCTTCCTTCGGTTCCTTTTCCTGGTATCAACCTTTGATTGGAAGAACAACCCCCTCATTGTCAACCTAAACAGTGAGCTCACTG TGGAAGAGCAGGTGGAGATCCGCAGCGGCTTCCTGGCAGCTCGGACACGACTCCCCATCATGGTCATTATAACCCCCCAGGACCGCAAAAACTCTATATGGACACAAAATGGACCCTCGGCCCAG GTCCTACAGCAGCTTGTGGTTCTGGCAGCTGAGGCCCTGCCCATCCTAGAGAAGCAGCTAATGGATCCCCGGGGGCCTGGGGATATCAGG ACAGTGTTCCGGCCACCCTTGGACATGTATGATGTGCTTATCCGCCTGTCTCCCCGCCACATACCCCGGCACCGCCAGGCTGTGGACTCTCCAGCTGCCTCCTTCTGCCGTGGCCTGCGCAGTGAGCCAGGGCCTTCATCCCTGATGCCCGTGCTGGGCTACGATCCTCCTCAGCTCTACCTGGCACAGCTCAGG GAGGCCTTTGGGGATCTGGCCCTTTTCTTCTATGACCAGCATGGTGGAGAGGTGATCGGTGTCCTCTGGAAGCCTACCAGCTTTCAGCCCCAGCCCTTCAAG GCCTCCAGCACAAAGGGGCACATGGTCGTGTCTCAAGGTGGGGAGCTGGTGATGATGCCCAATGTAGAAGCAATCCTGGAGGACTTTGCCATGCTGGGTGAAGGCCTGGTGCAAGCTGTGGAGGCCCGAAGTGAGAGGTGGACTGTGTGA